The following are encoded together in the Flavobacterium sp. TR2 genome:
- the corA gene encoding magnesium/cobalt transporter CorA — MRKIKYKKGRKLQHITLEYTGTHKEHETEMQLFVYNDADVVEYDKFTVLALNSCFDYTKNNWLNIHGLNDINLIKTIGAHFKLDDFLLADILNTTKRTKLEDQQDILFFNIKSLLPSEYSDNISVEQLSFILKDGILISFQEKRSDFFTHIRERLRTHAGIVRTKKVDYLLYLLLDAVMENFYITLEDEEDKIEDLINLTKKDAKPVILEKIENHRDNLNFLKRSIVPLRDSLYYLKTKKDDDEDNGLIQKETFNFFIRLHQKSLELLDQIESDMSALESASNFYFSEQSRKMNEIMKTLTIISAIFIPLTFIVGVYGMNFENMPELKMKNGYFVVMGVMFLLVIALIIYFKKRRWF; from the coding sequence ATGAGAAAGATAAAATACAAGAAAGGACGCAAGCTCCAACACATTACTTTAGAGTACACTGGCACGCATAAAGAGCACGAAACAGAGATGCAGCTTTTTGTATATAATGATGCTGATGTTGTCGAATATGATAAGTTTACTGTTTTGGCTCTAAATTCTTGTTTTGATTATACAAAAAACAATTGGCTCAATATTCACGGGCTTAATGATATCAATCTCATTAAAACAATCGGCGCACATTTCAAATTGGACGATTTTCTTCTTGCCGATATCTTGAACACTACCAAAAGAACTAAATTAGAAGATCAGCAAGACATTCTGTTCTTCAATATAAAATCGCTCCTTCCTTCTGAATATTCAGATAATATCAGTGTAGAACAATTGAGTTTTATTCTGAAGGACGGTATCTTAATTTCATTTCAAGAAAAACGCAGCGACTTTTTTACGCATATCCGTGAGCGTCTGCGTACGCACGCCGGAATCGTTAGAACCAAAAAGGTAGATTATCTCTTGTATCTGCTTTTAGATGCTGTAATGGAAAATTTCTACATTACATTGGAAGATGAAGAAGACAAAATCGAAGATTTAATCAATTTGACTAAAAAAGATGCTAAACCCGTTATTTTGGAGAAAATTGAAAATCATCGCGATAATTTGAATTTCTTAAAACGTTCCATTGTGCCGCTTCGAGATTCGCTTTATTACTTGAAAACGAAGAAAGATGATGACGAGGATAATGGTTTGATTCAAAAAGAGACATTTAATTTCTTTATCAGGCTGCATCAGAAAAGTTTGGAGCTTTTAGATCAGATAGAATCAGATATGAGCGCTTTAGAAAGTGCTTCTAATTTTTATTTTTCGGAACAAAGCCGAAAAATGAATGAAATCATGAAAACGCTGACGATTATATCAGCCATATTTATTCCGCTTACTTTTATAGTGGGAGTGTACGGAATGAACTTTGAAAATATGCCTGAACTCAAAATGAAGAACGGCTATTTTGTAGTTATGGGCGTGATGTTTTTGCTGGTTATAGCCCTAATCATATATTTCAAAAAACGACGCTGGTTTTAG